The following are from one region of the Deferribacterota bacterium genome:
- a CDS encoding MBL fold metallo-hydrolase — protein sequence MACQDTKKCAVIDPGADKKSIMEYIKKNNLIIEYILATHFHQDHTAFAESVRQETGARLAMHEDDIPYYGKDVDIILHDGDTIEIGNTVKLKVIHAPGHTPGGVCFYGDGKLFTGDTLFVGDSGRTDLPYSNRQMLGASIRKLMKLPEDTIVLPGHDYGETPTSTLAYEKRHNVNAKEYGFYVPD from the coding sequence GTGGCTTGTCAAGATACTAAAAAGTGTGCTGTTATTGATCCAGGAGCAGACAAAAAAAGCATAATGGAATATATTAAAAAAAATAATCTAATTATAGAATATATTTTGGCAACCCACTTTCACCAGGATCACACAGCTTTTGCTGAGTCTGTTAGGCAGGAAACAGGTGCAAGATTGGCTATGCATGAAGATGACATCCCTTATTATGGCAAGGACGTTGATATTATATTACACGATGGTGATACTATAGAAATTGGTAATACTGTTAAGCTCAAGGTGATTCATGCACCCGGGCATACCCCAGGTGGCGTCTGTTTTTATGGAGATGGAAAGCTCTTTACAGGGGATACCCTATTTGTTGGTGATAGCGGGCGCACCGATCTACCATACAGTAATAGGCAAATGCTTGGCGCATCTATCAGAAAATTAATGAAACTACCAGAAGATACCATAGTGTTACCAGGGCATGATTATGGAGAAACCCCAACCTCCACTCTAGCCTATGAAAAAAGGCACAACGTCAACGCCAAAGAATATGGTTTCTACGTCCCAGATTAA